From a region of the Alnus glutinosa chromosome 1, dhAlnGlut1.1, whole genome shotgun sequence genome:
- the LOC133876178 gene encoding uncharacterized protein LOC133876178: MQFFGGSEISPSPPAPTALGNNAHMIYLFNRSGVCLLYREWNRPLHTLNAQQDHKLMFGLLFSLKSLTAKMDPICTEKGNLGVPQLPGQGCSFHSFRTNTYKLSFMESPSGIKIILVTHPRTGDLRDSLNHIYNLYVEYVVRNPLYSAGTPIRCELFNTTLDQYVRSIA, translated from the exons ATGCAATTCTTTGGGGGGTCGGAGATCAGTCCATCGCCGCCGGCGCCGACGGCTTTGGGGAACAACGCGCACATGATATATTTGTTCAATAGGAGTGGGGTGTGCTTGCTTTACAGGGAGTGGAATCGACCACTCCACACCCTCAATGCACAGCAAGACCACAAGCTCATGTTTGGTTTGCTCTTCTCGCTCAAGTCCTTAACTGCCAAGATGGATCCcatttg CACAGAGAAAGGAAACCTCGGGGTGCCTCAGTTGCCTGGCCAAGGTTGCTCGTTTCACAGCTTTCGTACTAATACATACAAGCTTAGTTTCATGGAAAGTCCTTCTGGGATAAAG ATTATCTTGGTTACTCATCCTAGGACTGGTGATCTGCGGGATTCCCTTAATCACATTTACAACTTGTATGTTGAATATGTTGTCAGGAACCCACTATATTCTGCGGGAACACCAATCAG GTGCGAGCTATTCAATACAACTCTTGACCAATATGTAAGGAGCATTGCCTAG